GCTCCACGTGGGGTCGTCGCCCCGGAGCAGGAGGTCGACGTCGTCGGTGAAGTTGAGCATGAGCATGGCGACGAACGCGGCGCTGTCGCCGTGGCCCATCACGTACACCGGTTCGTCGACGAACATGTACGCGTCGCAGTGGAGACAGTAGTGGAGTCCGCGACCAGTCCGGGGTAACGGCGGGTCGGGACGGCCGTCGGAAAAGCCGGTCGCGAGCACGATGCGGTCGGCGACGGCGGGGCCATCGGTGGTGTCGAGCGCGAACGCGCCGCCGCGGCGCTCGATTCCGGTCACGAACGACCGCCGATAGTCGGTCCCGTACGATCGAAGCTGTTCGACGGCCGTCTCGAGGAACTCGTTTCCGGAGACGGATTCCGGGACGCCGATGACGTTGTGGGTCTCTTGCATCATCGCGGCGCGGCCGCCGCCGCGGTCGAAGACCGCCGTTTTGTGGCCGAGTCGAGTCGCGTAGAGGGCCGCCGTCAGACCGGCCGGTCCGCCGCCAACGACGGCGACTTCGAACTGATCCTCGTCCGGAGCGGGAGTAGATGTCGTCATGATGGGGTTACCTTCTGTTACCCACTCACTCCTGGTCAGTAATAAGCGCCGGCCAACCCGTCGCTCACCGGGTTACCGACCGGTAAGGGTGGTCAACCGGTCTGCGACTGGAAGACGCAACTTAGAAACCTACCGTAACCACCTTACGAAAGGTAACTATATTCGGACTCGCCACCACGGGTCGGCTATGAGCGACTCATCGCAGCAACTGGAAGTCTGGTGTGCGGGCGAGGACTGGTGTCCGATCACGTCCACCGCGACGTTGATCGGGAAGAAATGGCACACCGTGATTCTCCACCGACTGCTCGCCAACGGCCCCCTCGGTTTCAACGCATTACAGGAGGAGGTCGGCGGTATCTCGAGCAAGGTCCTCTCGGACGTGCTCGAAGACCTCGAGGAGAAGCAGCTACTCAACAGGGAGATCGTCAACGAGAAGCCGGTCCGCGTCGAGTACTCGCTGACCGAACTCGGGGAATCGCTCGAGCCGGTGGTCCA
Above is a window of Natronorubrum tibetense GA33 DNA encoding:
- a CDS encoding winged helix-turn-helix transcriptional regulator, which gives rise to MSDSSQQLEVWCAGEDWCPITSTATLIGKKWHTVILHRLLANGPLGFNALQEEVGGISSKVLSDVLEDLEEKQLLNREIVNEKPVRVEYSLTELGESLEPVVQEMAKWGKEHLTAAGDEADSLA
- a CDS encoding NAD(P)/FAD-dependent oxidoreductase; amino-acid sequence: MTTSTPAPDEDQFEVAVVGGGPAGLTAALYATRLGHKTAVFDRGGGRAAMMQETHNVIGVPESVSGNEFLETAVEQLRSYGTDYRRSFVTGIERRGGAFALDTTDGPAVADRIVLATGFSDGRPDPPLPRTGRGLHYCLHCDAYMFVDEPVYVMGHGDSAAFVAMLMLNFTDDVDLLLRGDDPTWSDETATLLEKHPVDIVHEDVTGVRNDEDGWLEALEFEDNAGPRPAGNRTESGDKTVREYTGGFAMYGSEYNNELAASLGAELENDGTVTVDDHGRTSVDGLFAVGDLTPGHNQIPVAMGQGAKAGIALHKSLREFPKSLAELEAEGAVEPQDVPAIDAELRRQANGTEHAPAESD